The genomic interval TGCTGCGCTGTGACCGTGCTCGCGGTGTAGAACAGCGTCCGCATCATGTGCTGGGGCACCAGCCGGGCCAGATGGGTGGCCGCGCCCAGCGCGCCGCGCTCCACCTCGGGCAGTCCGAAGGTGGCGTCGTCGGCGGCGACGATGACGTCGGCATTGCCGACCAGGCCGATGCCGCCGCCGAGGCAGAACCCGTGCACCGCCGCGATCACCGGGACCTGGCAGTCGTACACCGCGCCGAAGGCCGCATAGCACCCGTGATTGGCGTCGATCAGGGTCTGGTGGCCCGGATTGCGCTGGATCTCCTTGATATCCACGCCCGCGTTGAAGCCGCGGCCCTCCGCGCGCAGCACCACCACCCTGGTCTCCGGATCGCGCCCCGCCGCCGTGACGGCGTCGGCCAGATCGAACCAACCGGCCGTGGGCAGCGCGTTGACCGGCGGATAGTCGATCGTGACGACCTCGATGCCCGAGGTCTCGGTGTGACGGTTGATCCCCATCGCATGTCCATTCGTTGGCCAAACAAGCAAGTGCTTGGTAGGTTATCATGGTGGCAATCGAAGTGGACCTGTCCGGATCCGTCGCCCTGGTCACCGGTGGGGTGCGAGGCGTGGGCGCCGGTATCAGCCGGGTTTTCCTGGATGCGGGCGCGACCGTGGTGACCTGCGCCCGCCGTCCCGTGGACGCTCCGATCACCAGCTCCGGCCGCACCGCGGAGTTCCTGCCGTGCGACGTGCGCGACGGTGACTCGGTGCGGTCGCTCATCGATACCGTCGTCGAGCGGTACGGCCGCCTCGATCATGTGGTGAACAACGCCGGCGGGGCGCCGTTCGCGCTCGCCGCCGATGCGAGCGACAACTTCCACTCGAAGATCGTGGAGCTGAATCTGCTTGCGCCGCTGCTGGTTTCGCGTGCCGCCAACACGGTGATGCAGGAGCAGCCGGGCGGCGGCTCGATCGTGATGGTCTCCAGCGTGAGCGGTTACCGGCCCTCGCCCGGCACCGCCGCCTACGGTGCGGCCAAGGCCGGTGTCGACCATCTGGCCGCCTCGCTGGCGGTGGAGTGGGCGCCGAAGGTGCGGGTCAATTCGATGATCGTGGGCATGGTGCGCACCGAATCCAGCCACCTGCACTACGGCGACGAGGCCGGGATCGCCGCGGTCGGCGCGACCGTCCCGCTGGGACGGCTGGCCACACCGGAGGAGATCGGCAAGGTGGCCCTGTTCCTGGCCTCACCGCTGGCCGGTTACGTCAGTGGCGGGTCGCTGCT from Nocardia wallacei carries:
- a CDS encoding enoyl-CoA hydratase family protein; this encodes MGINRHTETSGIEVVTIDYPPVNALPTAGWFDLADAVTAAGRDPETRVVVLRAEGRGFNAGVDIKEIQRNPGHQTLIDANHGCYAAFGAVYDCQVPVIAAVHGFCLGGGIGLVGNADVIVAADDATFGLPEVERGALGAATHLARLVPQHMMRTLFYTASTVTAQQLHHFGSVHKVVPRAELDSAALELAKSIAAKDGRVIRAAKRALNGIDVQDVHRSYRYEQGFTFELNLAGVSDEIRAKFDEDLAAKRGGN
- a CDS encoding SDR family oxidoreductase, with the translated sequence MAIEVDLSGSVALVTGGVRGVGAGISRVFLDAGATVVTCARRPVDAPITSSGRTAEFLPCDVRDGDSVRSLIDTVVERYGRLDHVVNNAGGAPFALAADASDNFHSKIVELNLLAPLLVSRAANTVMQEQPGGGSIVMVSSVSGYRPSPGTAAYGAAKAGVDHLAASLAVEWAPKVRVNSMIVGMVRTESSHLHYGDEAGIAAVGATVPLGRLATPEEIGKVALFLASPLAGYVSGGSLLVHGGGERPAFLAAATADEASKNHAAQSK